The genomic region GCTGGTCGGTGCGAATTTGTGGCATCCGCAGTCCGGTGCAATCAGCTGGCTGCTCGTTCTTCATATTTTTTCCGGCGTGGCAGGCGGATTGGGATACACCGCGCTAATCGCGATCATAGCCATCTCCGTCCGCCAAGCGGCACCCAAAGTGACGAATACGCTGGCTGCGGTCGGCAAACGCTCGCTCACCTTTTATTTGTATCAAGAAGCCATGCTGGTCATTGTGCTATCACCGGTCGCCCTCGGCATAGGGGGGAAGCTGAACAGTACCGGAGCTTTCGTTGTCGCTATCCTGATCTGGCTATCTGCAGCAGGCTTAGCCGCATGGCTGGAGCGCCGGGGCTGGAGCGGTCCCGCGGATGCTTTATTAAGAAAACTGATTTATCGCAAGAGCTAGTTTGTTCTTGACGATCTAATGAGACCGTCAGCATTGCGCAAGCAGCCTAAACTAGGATACGGAGCGGCTATGGAGTATTTCATCAATTTCCTTGATCTGCTCCGGGGTAAGCGGACCTGCGCTTATCGCCTCCGCCGCTTCGTCGACTTGCTTCACACTCTTCATTCCGGGTATCGGCAGCGTGCAGTCATGTTTGCCCCAAATCCAGGCGAGCGCTCCCTGCACCAAACTTCGATTGCCGGAGGTCAAAATTTCCCGGACAGCATCCAGCGCCTCCACATATTCGGCCTTGGGCCGGCCATCTTTGAAGTACAGTACCCATTCGTGCTTGCTGCCGCGCACATCGTCTATCGGCAGACGGGAGGCCATATGGAATTTTCCACTCAGCAGCCCCATCGCCAGCGGAGCATTGTTAATACTGGTCAGCTGGTTCCGCTCACACAAATCGATCATATCCGAGTTGCCAATTAAGACGTTGAAGGGGTGCTGAATCGATACACAGGACGAGCGCTTGGCGAACATCTCCGCAGCCGCCGCATTCGTTGTGCTCCAGCCGTATGCGCGAATCCAGCCTTGCTGCTTCAGCCTTTCCAGCGCGTCGATGACGGCATCGATCTGCGAGAACGGAATATCGCCTGCATGGAGCTGATACAAATCGATGTATTCTGTCCCCAGCCTCCTTAGCGACGCTTCGCAGGCTGAACGGATATATGAAGCGGAGATATCTGTCCTCGAATATACATTACGGGTATCAGCATCGTAGGTAAAGCCGAATTTGGTGGCGATCACCGCCTCATGCCTACGTCCGCGCAACGCTTTGCCGATCATTTCCTCGCTATGCCCGGTGCCATATACATCCGCAGTATCGAAAAATTGAATGCCCCGTTCCAAAGCCCGCTCAATGGCGCGTTCCGACTCGCGATCATCGACCTCCCCCCATCCGTCCGGCATGCCGTCTAACCAGAATGGTCCGCCGATTGCCCAGCAACCAAATCCAAGCGGACTGACCTCTATTTCCGAATTCCCCAATCTTTTCATTTTCATCACCTTCCAACCTCCCTTTTCTTACCGAATCATGTTCATTATAATGAAGAAAATCGGTTTGGATTAGAGCCATTTTTCACTCAGTTTGGGGAACCAATTTGCGAAAGGCGGATGAATATGTTTGGCATTTACCTTGATCCGGCGTCGCGCACACCTGTCACTTCTCAGCTCTGCAACCAGCTTCGCCAAAAAATTGAGTACGGAGAATTGGCGGAAGGAACGCGTCTGCCTCCTACCCGAAGGCTGGCGCAGGAATTCGGCATTGCGCGCAACATCGCCATCGACGCTTATGAGCAATTGATCGCGGAAGGCTACCTGATCGGCCAGCCTGGCTCCGGCACCTATGTGGCCGAGGGAATCAGGCTGACCGCCACAAGCCGGAGCAATGCGGAAATGCCCGTTATGATTCCAGGCATAGACGATCAGCCGAAAGCGAAGGACTTGATCGATTTCACCGTAGGGACACCGGATTTGCAGAGCTTTCCTAGGAAAATATGGGCCAAATACTTGAAAACGGCGGCAGAGACGGCGCCAGGCGAGTTATACGATTACGGGGATATTCGAGGCGTGCAGGAGCTAAGGGTTGAAATTGCCGCCTATTTGCACAGAACGAGAGGCATGCGCTGCCATTCGGGCCAGATTATGATCGTATCCGGCTCCTCCGAAGGAATGGCCCTGATAGCCCAAGCGATGCGGCCAAGCTTCGCCTCCGTGTATTTGGAGGACCCGACAATTGAATTTGCGCAGCACATCTTCTTTCATGCCCATTATGGCATCACGCCAATGGAAGTCGATGCATCCGGCATGAGGCTGCACGAAATTTCCCGCTTCCAGAACGGCCATCTCATGCTGCTCACGCCGTCGCATCAATTTCCAACCGGCAGCATCTTGTCGATTCGACGGCGCCAGCATGCCGTCAGACTTGCAGAGCAGGCGGATGCCTATATCATCGAAGACGATTACGATGGCGACTTTCGGCTGAAGGGCGTCCCCATTCCTTCGCTGCACACATTAAATCCCGACAGGGTCATTTATGTCGGGACGTTCAGCAAAACGCTCGCACCCGGCATGCGCATCGGCTTCCTTGTTGTCCCACCCGCCCTGCTAGGGCGCTTCGCCGAATTGAAGGAGAATCTGAACCTGCGTGCACAGGCCGTACCGCAAGCGGCGCTTGCCCAATTTATGAAGGATGGGCGATTGGACCGCCATATTCACAAGATGAAAGGAATCTATCGAGCCAGACGCAACGTGCTGGTCAACGCATTGAAACAGAAATTTGGCGATTGGTTCCGAATCCGGGGCGATGAGGCGGGGATGCATGTGCTCCTCGAAGTGACGGGAGAGCCATGGATTGACAGCTGGCAGCATTCAGCAGCGTTTGGGGTGCGCGTCCACGAGGTCGAAGACTACTGCCTGCTCAAAGGAAAGCGCACCCATCAAATCGTATTGGGTTACGGGAATGTTCAAAAGGAAGACATAGAGACCGGCATCGAAAGGCTGCATCAATTTGTACAGCATGAGGCCGCATATCTGCCCTAGACTATTGGAGATAGGCATCTGAGGACCCTCGCTATACATCATGGAACGATAAGCCCCTTGCCCGAATGTACGATTTGTCGTTACTACTTAGCATCCCTACTTGCCCGGCTTGACGCTCGGCCACTGCCGATCGACCTTGCCGATGATAGCGCTGCTGCTGACTCAACCGTTTGGAAATGTAACTATAACGGACATGGATGACCGTTATAGGGCGTATGAGGCGTTTTTGACATTGTGACGGACACGGATGACCATTAGCGCTGAGTTTATCGGTCCAAACCACAGTTTTTGGCCTCTAATGGTCATCGGCTACCGTTAGAAAATCAAAAGAACGTTTTTTTCGCTCTAACGGACAATGATGACCGTCACAGATTCAATCGCTCTATACCTGCGGGAAGTTGTACCATCGGACAATCAACTGGCATTCGAAGTTTGCCTGGCATGATACTTCCTCCTCTACTATTGCGCTTGTATGTTCAAGGTTCAGCCAAGTTTACTGCCGTATTGCCAACAGCACATTCCAATATTGCCCAATCCGCCCGAAGGTGTCTTGCGAGCGTTGTTCAATGAATTGTCTCGCAGCTTCATAGTCCGGGTCATCGGAAGCGATTCCTCTGGTTGCGAATGCCACAAGCTGCTCCTTCAGCTGCTCTATAACCAAAGACAAGCTCTCCTCATCTTGGATTTCCTTGAACTGCCGGGCATACATTTGCACGATGGCCTCTATCTCATCGCCAGACGCTGTTGTTCTTCCCAATTTGTTGGTCATGGACAAGTGCTGTGCCTGAGATGCGGTCAATGAGGCGTTAGTCGGAGCTATCTTGGAGCGTGCCGCATAAAATTTCTCCTCAATGGATTGATAGTTCCGAATTTTCGCTTCATTATGCGCCGCATATTGATCGATCAAACGATCAAACCCCGCTTTGATATCCCCGCTTAGGACTGTTTGGCTGAATAATTGCAGCGCTGATGTCGAAGAAGCCAGCTCCAGCTGAGCTTCATAGGAATCCAGTTGTGTTTTGACGCCGCCAAACAAATTGACGCCCGTCGACGTCAGACTATCCAGGCCGTCCGTGATCTGCTTCAAAACATTTTCTATCTGATTCAGTTCTTCTGTGCTAAGCGAATCATAAAAATGCGAATCATTTAGAAACTGGCTGAACACCAGCCATTGATCTTGCGGCCGATACGAAAAAACATCTGAGGGATCGGCATGCTGGACGTTGTAATCCAGATCGAAAATACTGCTAAGTACATTCTCGCTGAAATCGACCATTTCATCCGAAAAGGACAATATGACGGATTCGCCGTTTCGCTGCACTTCGATTTCTTTGCCGGCCATAGAACGCGCATTTTGCTGCAAAACATCACTATCCTTAAATCGATTCATGTTTCTTGCAGCTGCCGCCCCTTGAAAGCTGTTGTCTATCTTCACCTTTTATCCCTGCCTCTCTTTAGCTTCGTTATAAATATATATCGGACAACCTCCCAATAAAATAAATATTTCCCATACAGTTCATGCAAACTTCCAAGTGCAATGCCGGCCGAATGGTGCGTTCGAACCGATTCCGATATCATTGTACAGAAGCGAGTCGTTATTTGCCAATCTTCTGAACCAGACGGCCAAACACACAGAGAACAATACCTGTCGCAAGTACAGCATAGGCAGGCACTTCCACTGTCGGACCGAACTCCGGGGTAAGAAAGAATACGACGAAAAACAGACCGGCAGAACCGGTTCCGAACAACCAGAGAAGAAGAAATTCGGCAACTTTATTCAGCTTTGAGAAGACGAACCAGCGCAGAAAGAGCATGATCATGTACAGAATCAGCATCGCCAGTGGAAACGAAAGCATCACTTTAATCGCAACGGTCCCGGCATAGTACGTTCGGGAGCCGTCCATAAACAAGGCAAACAACCCAGTAATTATCGTGCTTGCGGCAAAAAAATAGAAGATGCCCGCAACGGCAAACATCCCCCATTCCTTGAATGCCATTCTCGGAAGCTCGCCTAAAATGCTTTCTGCATACTTCTTCGGATCGTCGCCGAAGATGTCCTGTGCGGTCTTGCCTTCTGCCTGTGCTTCCAGCAAATGATCAAGCAGTTCGGATAATATCTCTTCGGTTTCCTGCTCGGATTTATGAAAGGACAAGCGAGTATAAACGAGCAGATCATTGTAATATTCAAGATTTTCCTTCGACAATCGCTCGCGCTTTTCATTATTCAACCGTATGAGATCCTTCGCTTTCATTGTGGTTCCTCCTTGCTCAATATTTGATCCACCGGTGTTTTCAGGCTTTCCCAGTTATCGGCGAAATCAGAAAGGGCCTGTTCGCCCTCCTTCGTAAGAAAGTAATACTTCCGGTTCGGCCCGCTCGGCGATTCTCTCATCTCGCCGCGAATCAGCTGTTCCTTCTGAAGCCGAAGCAGAATCGGATAAATCGAGCCTTCACTCACTTCCAAACCGAATGTCTGCAGCTTCATCGACAATTCATAGCCGTACACGCTTTGACGAGAGATCACTGCAAGGATGCAGCCTTCGAGAATCCCCTTCAGCAATTGGCTTCTTAACGACAATCCCTCCACCTACCTTGCTATGCAATATACTGGCGCAAAAAATAAGTCACTCCGGTATCTTGTTATGCCATATAGTCTAACCGATAGAATTCAGATAGTCAAATATATATCTGCTTGGAAATTCCGTATGGGGACGGCAAGCCTTAACCATATATAGGGTTAATGCAGCGTTCACCATAAATTTGTGATGAGCAGCACAAACAGGCAGCCCCAAGTCATACTGGCACGACTTGGGGCTGCCTCTATACATAGCAAGGTTTAAGGTTCAATCCCCCAGACAAGCTTGTCATGGAGATAGAGCGTCACTTTGTCCCAGTCCTCGAATGAGGTTTTGGCAGGATCATAGGAGTAATCATTCGTCTCATCGAAGTTCGTCCAGTCTGCCTTCGACATGCGGAGCTGAATTTCTCCAGATTGTCCGCCTGCAGCCAGCGAGCCCGTTCCAGGCTTGAAGGTCAATTCGACATACGCATCCGTGAAGTCCCTTTCAATATTGTGGCCGCCTACCTGGGCCCAATCAATCCAGGAATTCATGGCAGCAGCGCCTTCTTTGGAGAAGTAGTAACGGATTTTCAAGTCCTCCAATTCTACCGTTTCGCTGCCCGTATTCTTAATATTAAAATGCGCTTTTATTTGGTTGTTGGTCGGGTCTCTGTCAGCCTCGCGATATTGCAGCACCAGCTCCCCGCTAGATCCCGATGAATCCGTTGGAGTAGCGCTGGCTGGGTTGGAATTCGGGCTTTCGCCTGCCTGATTGACTGCGCTTACTACATAATGATAGGTTGTGCCGTTTATGGCACTGGCATCCGTATAGGTTGTAGCAATTACGTTTGCAGCCAGCAGTTCAAATGTGTTCCCGCCATCCATTGAACGTTTCACTGTATAGCTGGATGCGCCGTCGGAGGCACTCCAATGGAGCGTGACCTCGTTGTCTCCAGCTTCAGCGATCAGGTTGACCGGTGCTGCCGGCACTTCGCCCGGCTCTTCTGAATCTGCGCTCAATACGATGTGATAGGCGGTCAATGGCGGTATGGTGTACGAAAACTCGTTATTGGAAATTTGGGCAATCGGCGCAGCTTCAAACAGCTCGGAGCTGGATGAATCGAAACCATATACAGATCCGGCATTGTACTGTTGATTCCCGGCAATCGTGAAATCTGCCTGCAGTGGCGTATCGGTATTTTTGTTCATGACGATCAGATGGAGTTTGCCGGTTTCTTCTGTCACGGAAGCATGAACTGAGCTATTCTCAATGTCAGACGTTGCGGAACGCACGCTGATGTCCCCGAAGGTTGAATCATCGCCATCGTAGTTACGATACAATTGATAGGCCGCGCTCACATAGCTTGTATCTGCCTCCAACCTCCAAAAGTTGGCCATGTACACGCCATATTTTCCAAAGATGCCAAGTGCATCGGCCAAAGCCAATCCCCCGGAAATATGACCCTCTCCGCCATAGCTGAACTCGGTGATAGCCAGCTTCGTTCCCGGATAATACTGATCAATCGACTGCTTCAAGCGAGGCAGGATAGGCAAGTAATCGCTGAAATATTGGGCAATCCAGCTGTCTTCCACATATGTCGGGTCCCACAATGTTCTCGGCGCCTGCAATCTGGCCTTCTGGGTCTCTACATTCCCGACTCCGCTGAAGGTAATGCGCTGGCCCCCGCCTTGCGCCTCCGGATACCAGTGAACATCCAACACATCAAGCAGTCGTTGGCCTTCATCCTGAGAAGCCTGCTTCAGTTGATCTAGATAATAGTCGACATACCAATTGTAGCTCCCTTTGACAGCGGCCCAATCCGGCGCGTCCTGCAAGGAATAATAGGCGTTGAAGCCATAAAACACCCCGCCGAATATTTCCGCATGAGGGTCTACCGCTTTCACCGCCTTCGCCATGCCTACCGAGCGATCCACCAGTTCTACAGCGCCCACGGGATCAGGGTGAATTCTCGCATGCGTGTGCGACCACAGCCCGGGTTCATTGTCCAGCGAATACCCTTTGACGCCGGTTGACGATTGGGCATCCCCGTAATGATGGACCATAAAGTTCACAAATTCATCCATATACACCACGCCGTCATTCAAATCCGGCTGCAGCTGGAAGGGGGCTTGCTTCGCAAATTCGATCTGATCCCACCTGGCAGAAGGAGCCGTCTCGCTCACATCAACCGGTCCAGCCTTGTCTCGCGCCACGTATCCGGCCATGGGAAGCGTCAAGACGGTATATGCCCCCTGGGCAAGGGACTGGTCGTGAAATGTCGATTGCACTTTGCCCGGAATCTCGCATTCCGAAGGGGAGAG from Xylanibacillus composti harbors:
- the pdxR gene encoding MocR-like pyridoxine biosynthesis transcription factor PdxR, which codes for MFGIYLDPASRTPVTSQLCNQLRQKIEYGELAEGTRLPPTRRLAQEFGIARNIAIDAYEQLIAEGYLIGQPGSGTYVAEGIRLTATSRSNAEMPVMIPGIDDQPKAKDLIDFTVGTPDLQSFPRKIWAKYLKTAAETAPGELYDYGDIRGVQELRVEIAAYLHRTRGMRCHSGQIMIVSGSSEGMALIAQAMRPSFASVYLEDPTIEFAQHIFFHAHYGITPMEVDASGMRLHEISRFQNGHLMLLTPSHQFPTGSILSIRRRQHAVRLAEQADAYIIEDDYDGDFRLKGVPIPSLHTLNPDRVIYVGTFSKTLAPGMRIGFLVVPPALLGRFAELKENLNLRAQAVPQAALAQFMKDGRLDRHIHKMKGIYRARRNVLVNALKQKFGDWFRIRGDEAGMHVLLEVTGEPWIDSWQHSAAFGVRVHEVEDYCLLKGKRTHQIVLGYGNVQKEDIETGIERLHQFVQHEAAYLP
- a CDS encoding glycoside hydrolase family 44 protein, whose product is MSMFMQKRKGRNLLSALTIGAMLGVVLVAPSEAAEAAPLPVSIQVHTNEDRQEISPYIYGTNASASLTGNEGFTARRLGGNRMTGYNWENNASNAGSDWLHQSDEYLCSEFALSPSECEIPGKVQSTFHDQSLAQGAYTVLTLPMAGYVARDKAGPVDVSETAPSARWDQIEFAKQAPFQLQPDLNDGVVYMDEFVNFMVHHYGDAQSSTGVKGYSLDNEPGLWSHTHARIHPDPVGAVELVDRSVGMAKAVKAVDPHAEIFGGVFYGFNAYYSLQDAPDWAAVKGSYNWYVDYYLDQLKQASQDEGQRLLDVLDVHWYPEAQGGGQRITFSGVGNVETQKARLQAPRTLWDPTYVEDSWIAQYFSDYLPILPRLKQSIDQYYPGTKLAITEFSYGGEGHISGGLALADALGIFGKYGVYMANFWRLEADTSYVSAAYQLYRNYDGDDSTFGDISVRSATSDIENSSVHASVTEETGKLHLIVMNKNTDTPLQADFTIAGNQQYNAGSVYGFDSSSSELFEAAPIAQISNNEFSYTIPPLTAYHIVLSADSEEPGEVPAAPVNLIAEAGDNEVTLHWSASDGASSYTVKRSMDGGNTFELLAANVIATTYTDASAINGTTYHYVVSAVNQAGESPNSNPASATPTDSSGSSGELVLQYREADRDPTNNQIKAHFNIKNTGSETVELEDLKIRYYFSKEGAAAMNSWIDWAQVGGHNIERDFTDAYVELTFKPGTGSLAAGGQSGEIQLRMSKADWTNFDETNDYSYDPAKTSFEDWDKVTLYLHDKLVWGIEP
- a CDS encoding PadR family transcriptional regulator: MSLRSQLLKGILEGCILAVISRQSVYGYELSMKLQTFGLEVSEGSIYPILLRLQKEQLIRGEMRESPSGPNRKYYFLTKEGEQALSDFADNWESLKTPVDQILSKEEPQ
- a CDS encoding DUF1129 family protein produces the protein MKAKDLIRLNNEKRERLSKENLEYYNDLLVYTRLSFHKSEQETEEILSELLDHLLEAQAEGKTAQDIFGDDPKKYAESILGELPRMAFKEWGMFAVAGIFYFFAASTIITGLFALFMDGSRTYYAGTVAIKVMLSFPLAMLILYMIMLFLRWFVFSKLNKVAEFLLLWLFGTGSAGLFFVVFFLTPEFGPTVEVPAYAVLATGIVLCVFGRLVQKIGK
- a CDS encoding aldo/keto reductase — its product is MKMKRLGNSEIEVSPLGFGCWAIGGPFWLDGMPDGWGEVDDRESERAIERALERGIQFFDTADVYGTGHSEEMIGKALRGRRHEAVIATKFGFTYDADTRNVYSRTDISASYIRSACEASLRRLGTEYIDLYQLHAGDIPFSQIDAVIDALERLKQQGWIRAYGWSTTNAAAAEMFAKRSSCVSIQHPFNVLIGNSDMIDLCERNQLTSINNAPLAMGLLSGKFHMASRLPIDDVRGSKHEWVLYFKDGRPKAEYVEALDAVREILTSGNRSLVQGALAWIWGKHDCTLPIPGMKSVKQVDEAAEAISAGPLTPEQIKEIDEILHSRSVS